Proteins encoded within one genomic window of Marasmius oreades isolate 03SP1 chromosome 4, whole genome shotgun sequence:
- a CDS encoding uncharacterized protein (BUSCO:EOG09261FAB) translates to MAQVDPDSYCQPLDVNSTHIIPVPTQKADALQFSRLLGGFLDWFLPHDTGHNQLQERSNRQPKPTMQAAPNIEETEELKQFREAWKAEVWRKKQVGTSAGHGASLKVSEGAAPAHMPTTNHGIQDPIPRVSSVTITSPSEEVVVSPTRRFTAVAFASSGSSSPAVGIYRRAVLHEQKGELDEALVLYRQAFRRESNVDKLYHQEERLGAFLVAQAQKQKEISGSGSTSGKKKEQVDDVDEVKALSENLKDTLTFHDKTTQSAEKASKRASEGNIRSYSRLVSTLKEISEPLAFEPEDEKEPVPLNILPYEMVVHVLKHLDPSSIERFAAVNKKARVISLDSSIWRELVEFTYKPPQVLDQGVLKTLYDEYLYDHRRLYIEQPRVRMDGVYIAMCHYVRYGMSENSWVNLSHLITYHRYLRFYPNGQVLSLLTNEQTPAEVISRLKPTRPTKGLLIGTWHLSGTTIVLSNLIDSDSLSDPKLAPVDLNSPSSVLSAINNVHRTSNLTGTGTASTGPSYHPPGMSLRLRYVFTMSLSLRSRPLGRWNKLDITSYDSIHLETGDVHPVALKHERPFWFSKVRSYAYG, encoded by the exons ATGGCACAAGTCGACCCGGACTC GTATTGCCAACCACTTGATGTTAACTCCACTCATATCATACCAGTACCTACACAGAAAGCCGATGCACTACAGTTCAGTCGATTACTAGGCGGGTTTTTGGATTGGTTTTTACCTCACGATACTGGGCATAACCAACTACAAGAACGGTCGAATCGGCAACCGAAACCTACAATGCAGGCAGCACCCAATATCGAGGAAACAGAGGAGCTAAAGCAATTCAGGGAGGCGTGGAAAGCAGAAGTATGGAGGAAAAAGCAAGTTGGAACCAGCGCTGGGCATGGTGCAAGCCTAAAAGTTTCAGAAGGCGCTGCTCCAGCTCATATGCCCACCACCAATCATGGAATTCAGGACCCGATACCGAGAGTATCGAGCGTCACTATTACGAGTCCATCCGAAGAAGTCGTCGTCTCACCCACCCGCCGGTTCACTGCAGTGGCCTTTGCCTCCAGCGGTAGTTCTTCCCCAGCCGTGGGGATATACCGTCGGGCTGTTCTACACGAACAAAAAGGGGAACTTGACGAAGCTTTGGTACTTTATCGCCAAGCATTCCGTCGAGAGTCCAATGTCGACAAGTTGTACCATCAGGAGGAACGGTTGGGTGCCTTCCTTGTTGCTCAGGCGCAGAAACAGAAAGAGATCtctggaagtggaagtactagtggaaagaagaaggaacaaGTTGATGACGTCGACGAAGTTAAAGCCCTCTCAGAGAACCTCAAAGACACGCTCACATTCCATGACAAAACAACACAGTCGGCGGAGAAAGCATCCAAACGTGCGAGTGAAGGAAATATCCGAAGCTATAGCAGGCTAGTATCTACACTGAAGGAGATCTCCGAACCGTTGGCGTTCGAACCAGAGGACGAGAAGGAGCCTGTTCCTCTAAACATACTGCCCTACGAGATGGTTGTTCACGTTCTGAAACACCTTGACCCATCGTCTATAGAGCGTTTTGCTGCCGTCAATAAGAAAGCCAGGGTGATCAGCTTGGATTCGTCAATTTGGAG GGAACTCGTGGAGTTTACATATAAGCCACCGCAAGTATTAGATCAAGGGGTGCTCAAGACACTCTACGACGAATATCTGTACGACCATCGCAGATTATATATCGAACAACCTCGCGTACGGATGGACGGTGTTTATATTGCGATGTGCCATTACGT ACGCTATGGTATGAGCGAGAACTCATGGGTGAAC CTCAGTCATTTAATCACTTACCACCGGTACCT CCGTTTCTACCCGAACGGACAGGTACTATCCCTTTTGACCAACGAACAAACTCCAGCTGAGGTCATATCTCGACTTAAGCCCACACGACCGACCAAA GGTCTCCTTATTGGTACCTGGCACCTAAGCGGAACAACGATCGTCTTGTCAAACCTCATAGATTCAGACAGTCTCTCAGACCCCAAGCTCGCCCCCGTCGACTTGAATTCACCCTCATCTGTCCTGTCTGCCATCAACAACGTTCATAGAACGAGCAACCTCACCGGAACCGGAACGGCATCGACGGGGCCGTCTTATCATCCGCCGGGGATGTCATTAAGATTAAGATATGTTTTTACGATGAGTCTCTCACTCCGATCTAGACCATTAGGAAGGTGGAACAAGTTGGATATTACCTCCTATGATTCCATTCATCTAGAGACGGGAGATGTTCATCCGGTTGCCTTGAAACATGAGCGGCCATTCTGGTTCTCGAAAGTTCGATCTTATGCATACGGTTGA
- the PAB1 gene encoding Protein phosphatase PP2A regulatory subunit B (BUSCO:EOG09261MG9) has product MEDPSGSGGWRFAQCFGDKGEVEDITEADIISTVEFDSTGNYLATGDKGGRVVLFERNEAKKGCEYKFYTEFQSHEPEFDYLKSLEIEEKINKIRWCKRQNSAHFLLSTNDKTIKLWKVFEKSLRVVSESNLHDGQRQLPPPTTRGHLRLPRMALQDNIIAAVPRKIYANAHAYHIHSISVNSDQETYVSADDLRINLWNLNISDQSFSMSFYLTILGIEYIKIPDIVDIKPVNMEELTEVITATEFHPIHCNLFMYSSSKSNIKLADMRDSALCDRHAKCFEEEEDPTTRSFFSEIISSISDVKFSHDGRYILSRDYLSLKIWDINMESRPVKTIPIHDHLRGKLCDLYENDCIFDKFECVWGGDDKHVLTGSYHNYFRIYDVDTLNDVVLQADKSAFKIKKIGNTGPQKLGAKNGARPNGLRDMMSLDTLDFNKKILHASWHPKENTIAIAATNNLFLYSAA; this is encoded by the exons ATGGAAGACCCCTCAGGCTCAGGTGGCTGGCGTTTTGCCCAATGTTTTGGTGATAAGGGAGAAGTAGAAGACATCACGGAAG CGGATATCATATCCACCGTGGAATTCGATTCTACTGGAAACTATCTAGCGACAGGAGATAAGGGTGGTCGCGTTGTACTCTTCGAGAGAAATGAAGCG AAAAAGGGTTGTGAATACAAATTCTACACCGAATTTCAATCACACGAACCAGAATTTGACTACCTTAAGTCGTTGGAGATTGAGGAGAAGATCAACAAGATTAGATGGTGCAAACGTCAAAATTCTGCACATTTTCTCCTCTCGACAAACG ATAAAACAATCAAGCTTTGGAAGGTGTTTGAGAAGTCGCTTCGGGTAGTATCCGAGTCCAATCTCCACGACGGGCAGCGCCAACTTCCACCTCCCACAACGCGAGGACACCTACGGTTACCACGTATGGCATTGCAGGACAACATCATTGCCGCTGTACCCCGGAAAATATACGCGAACGCCCATGCCTACCACATACACTCGATTTCAGTGAACTCGGACCAAGAAACCTATGTATCCGCAGACGACCTTAGAATCAACCTTTGGAATTTAAATATCAGCGACCAGAGCTTCAGTATGTCTTTTTACTTAACGATTCTAGGAATTGAATACATAAAAATTCCAGACATCGTGGACATCAAACCTGTCAACATGGAGGAATTGACGGAGGTTATAACTGCAACCGAATTTCACCCGATACATTGCAATCTTTTCATGTATTCGAGCTCGAAAAGCAACATTAAACTCGCCGACATGCGTGACTCAGCGCTGTGCGACCGACATGCTAAAT gctttgaggaagaggaggacccCACAACAcgctctttcttctccgaGATCATCTCGTCCATCTCAGATGTCAAATTCAGCCATGACGGCCGTTACATCCTGTCTCGGGACTACCTCTCCCTGAAGATTTGGGACATCAATATGGAGTCGCGACCGGTGAAGaccattcctatacatgacCATCTACGCGGGAAGCTCTGTGATCTGTATGAAAATGATTGCATTTTCGATAAGTTCGAGTGTGTATGGGGTGGGGATGACAA ACATGTCCTTACGGGGTCGTACCACAACTATTTCCGGATATATGACGTGGACACTCTCAACGATGTCGTTCTCCAGGCCGATAAATCCGCGTTCAAGATAAAGAAGATCGGGAACACTGGACCACAGAAATTAGGGGCGAAGAATGGCGCTCGGCCGAATGGGTTGAGAGACATGATGTCGCTAGATACCCTAGATTTCAACAAGAAGATCCTTCACGCCAGTTGGCATCCAAAAGAGAATACGATTGCG ATCGCCGCTACGAATAATTTGTTCCTTTACAGCGCCGCATAA
- a CDS encoding uncharacterized protein (MEROPS:MER0079560), with the protein MVHFWKGKQKATTEQVERWRRDDEDEEGAIIELQYVGTGANDQTYTVPLKFGSAEQTVSLQVDTGSSDIWIASSLCSSCNSDAKKYDPNSSQTSQSSNVAFNIDYLRGKVTGTIYWDTVSVGNYSVDNQAFAAATDVQDEPLSGSFNGVFGLALPGNSIIYNLIPGGTAVNGRDGALITSNLFSISPSSSAPAARFISLTLSRPGSDTIPSLMGIGRHPPKSAIPSIGDGTQVAYSAPIASTNDKGPIGTIFWKTSVKDITVWVNNQPRVVKLSRSGIGGTGGAGPFPTAVLDTGIPLIYSTKVIADAIYGAIGISPASDGFYYMDCKTPLNLTITLDDRPPISLHPLDLTVEPPRDATSVNCIGLIQAADGAIQSANAADMILGVPFLRNVYMVMAYQIPNSNGTFPDIRPPDNAGPTPFISESRLRLGLQGLTDPSVAMNEFNRVRVQGLPIDDDGNRFIGNSENKKKISVGLEILFGLVGFVILCVGLFGLRWCLYRRKYKAANAVDTRRELGAAADAGATAISGSSLFRWWKKQKSPDDNEKKMGTYELAAGRWSEDEFVHHEDVLRRRKFDEYMRRERLKSEYTVSSSYTHVDVEEDPTSKDKKDPDVEMLDTLSERDSVGHSVDPHNDINREWDPAKELDWSQNRDTLVGRDFDKDSSPERTPLSSRRLSNNSVTSPLPVHSRSIKTRHHRDSSGAPLLPLGFDGVSGSHSRSPTLVTDPDMNEFGVLSLSMAGIGTAARNSRIDAEFRLSTADTDTSPSHRRDASSTSRTDARSLSSDSRIVPLADEFANLQRPVSISSTHSSRKERPARSPTGPRPNR; encoded by the exons ATGGTACACTTCTGGAAAGGGAAGCAGAAGGCTACCACGGAACAGGTCGAGAGATGGCGaagagacgatgaagatgaggaaggcgCCATAATCGAACTGCAATACGTCGGGACGGGGGCTAATGACCAGACGTACACAGTCCCTCTCAAATTTGGCTCCGCAGAGCAGACAGTCTCGCTCCAAGTCGACACCGGGTCGTCAGACATC TGGATAGCATCCTCGCTCTGTTCCTCGTGCAACTCGGATGCAAAGAAATACGACCCGAATTCGAGTCAAACTTCTCAGTCCTCGAACGTAGCCTTCAATATTGATTATTTGCGGGGAAAGGTTACGGGGACTATTTATTGGGATACTGTGAGTGTGGGAAACTATAGTGTTGACAACCAAGCTTTTG CTGCTGCGACGGACGTTCAGGATGAACCCCTTTCCGGTAGTTTCAACGGCGTATTTGGGCTTGCTCTGCCGGGTAACAGTATCATTTACAATCTCATACCTGGAGGGACGGCGGTCAACGGTCGTGATGGTGCCCTCATTACCTCCAATCTCTTCTCAATCTCTCCTAGCTCGTCAGCTCCCGCCGCTCGTTTCATATCCCTCACCCTTTCCCGCCCTGGATCCGACACCATACCTTCCCTGATGGGCATAGGAAGACACCCACCAAAGTCCGCAATACCGTCAATAGGAGATGGAACACAAGTCGCATATTCTGCGCCTATTGCAAGTACTAACGACAAAGGTCCTATCGGTACTATTTTCTGGAAGACGAGCGTGAAGGATATCACTGTATGGGTCAATAATCAACCCCGGGTTGTCAAATTGAGCCGTAGCGGGATAGGGGGGACTGGAGGTGCAGGGCCTTTCCCTACTGCAGTCCTAGACACCGGTATACCCCTCATTTACTCCACAAAAGTGATTGCAGATGCTATTTATGGTGCTATCGGCATCTCTCCCGCGAGTGATGGGTTTT ACTATATGGACTGCAAAACACCTTTGAACTTGACAATAACCCTTGACGACCGCCCACCTATCTCGTTGCATCCCCTGGACCTCACTGTTGAGCCACCGCGAGATGCCACCTCCGTCAATTGCATCGGTCTCATTCAGGCTGCAGACGGTGCCATCCAAAGTGCAAATGCAGCGGACATGATCTTAGGTGTTCCGTTTCTTCGAAACGTTTACATGGTCATGGCCTACCAAATTCCCAACTCTAACGGTACCTTCCCTGACATACGACCTCCAGATAATGCCGGTCCCACTCCTTTCATCAGCGAATCCCGTCTTCGACTGGGTCTGCAGGGACTCACAGATCCTAGTGTTGCTATGAACGAATTCAACCGTGTCCGCGTTCAGGGGCTTCCcattgatgatgatggaaacagATTCATTGGAAATTCGgagaacaagaaaaaaatCAGTGTTGGCCTTGAAATTCTCTTTGGATTAGTTGGATTTGTTATTCTGTGTGTTGGATTGTTCGGCTTGAGGTGGTGCTTATACCGGCGAAAGTACAAAGCAGCCAATGCGGTTGATACCCGAAGAGAACTGGGTGCGGCGGCAGATGCTGGTGCAACTGCTATCAGTGGTTCAAGTCTCTTCAGGTGGTGGAAaaagcagaaaagcccgGACGACAATGAGAAGAAAATGGGCACCTACGAGCTTGCGGCTGGACGCTGGTCTGAGGACGAATTTGTACATCACGAAGATGTGCTCCGGCGGCGCAAGTTCGACGAGTACATGCGTAGGGAGAGGTTAAAATCGGAGTATACCGTAAGCAGCTCTTATACGCATGTAGATGTCGAGGAAGATCCCACCTCGAAGGATAAGAAGGATCCTGACGTTGAGATGCTGGACACGCTTAGCGAGCGTGATAGTGTCGGTCATAGTGTTGATCCCCACAACGATATAAACCGTGAATGGGATCCTGCGAAGGAATTGGATTGGAGTCAGAATCGCGATACGCTGGTTGGTCGCGACTTCGATAAGGATTCGTCACCGGAACGTACTCCCTTATCCTCTCGGCGACTATCCAATAATTCTGTCACCTCGCCTCTTCCCGTTCATTCGCGTTCGATCAAAACCCGACACCATCGCGATTCAAGTGGTGCACCTCTTCTCCCTTTGGGATTCGATGGAGTGTCGGGGTCGCATTCGCGCTCGCCAACCCTCGTTACTGATCCAGATATGAACGAGTTCGGAGTATTGAGTCTCAGTATGGCAGGCATAGGTACTGCTGCGCGCAACAGCAGGATCGATGCTGAATTCAGACTGAGTACTGCAGACACCGATACCTCACCCTCGCATAGAAGAGACGCATCATCAACTAGTCGGACTGACGCACGTTCACTCTCGTCGGATTCAAGAATTGTTCCTCTTGCGGATGAGTTCGCTAACCTACAGCGCCCGGTGTCGATATCTTCCACACATTCTTCTCGTAAAGAGAGGCCCGCTCGCTCACCTACAGGTCCAAGGCCTAATCGATGA
- a CDS encoding uncharacterized protein (CAZy:GH18) → MVPLLEFRILSLLRHYKKLVSYWYLLHRSTLLRAYQAIMVSLSFFGITSFGLLLSLLGRVRGSPVNMTNLDGLDQQARDIVARATPAAPHFVVYADTYVQGTNGPPSVAQVKGFNTFALSFLILAGPWDKAYEWTTLSAADRASIKSQYNAAGIKLIVAVFGATDVPTTTGADPIKTANTMAAWVKQYGLDGIDVDYEDFGAFDRGDGSAENWLISFTKQLRTQLPQGDYLLTHAPVAPWFTPNKYGGGGYLAVHKAVGNLIDWYNVQFYNQGASEYVTCDGLLNTSSGTWPQTALFQIAANGVPLSKLVIGKPATTGDANSGYMDPNTLATCLQTAKNKGWNGGAMSWQFPRASASWIATVRSKSWPV, encoded by the exons ATGGTACCGCTACTTGAGTTCCGAATTTTGTCCCTCCTCCGCCACTATAAGAAGCTGGTTTCATATTGGTATTTACTCCACCGCTCCACTCTTCTGAGAGCGTATCAGGCTATTATGGTGTCCTTGTCATTCTTCGGCATCACTTCCTTCGGTCTCTTGCTTTCTCTGCTTGGACGCGTGAGAGGCTCTCCGGTCAATATGACGAATCTCGATGGTCTCGACCAACAAGCTCGTGATATCGTGGCTCGAGCGACTCCAGCCGCTCCGCATTTCGTGGTCTATGCGGACACATACGTGCAGGGAACAAACGGACCGCCCTCCGTTGCTCAAGTCAAG GGATTCAATACTTT TGCACTGTCCTTCCTTATCCTTGCGGGACCATGGGACAAG GCATACGAATGGACCACTCTTAGCGCAGCAGACAGGGCTTCCATCAAGTCTCAATACAACGCCGCCGGAATAAAGCTAATCGTTGCAGTATTCGGTGCTACCGATGTCCCAACTACCACCGGCGCGGACCCCATCAAGACCGCGAATACGATGGCCGCTTGGGTGAAACAATATGGTCTGGATGGTATTGACGTTGATTATGAG GACTTCGGTGCTTTCGACAGAGGAGATGGAAGTGCGGAAAATTGGCTCATTAgtttcaccaaacagctgcGGACGCAGCTTCCACAGGGAGACTACCTTCTCACCCATGCTC CGGTCGCACCATGGTTCACACCTAATAAatatggtggtggaggttaTCTCGCGGTTCACAAGGCAGTCGGAAACCTGATCGACTGGTACAACGTCCAA TTTTACAACC AGGGAGCTTCTGAATATGTCACTTGCGATGGACTCTTGAACACCTCTTCCGGTACCTGGCCTCAAACAGCATTGTTCCAAATCGCAGCGAATGGTGTTCCTCTCTCCAAATTGGTCATCGGGAAGCCAGCTACTACCGG CGACGCAAACAGTGGTTACATGGACCCCAACACGCTCGCCACATGCCTGCAGACTGCGAAGAATAAAGGATGGA ATGGGGGTGCTATGTCTTGGCAGTTCCCTAGGGCTTCAGCTTCCTGGATCGCAACCGTGCGCTCCAAATCGTGGCCCGTTTAA